From the Helicobacter mustelae genome, the window AGTGCCAATGAGTTCATTGGCGCGCTGCAGGTGGTGGATATCGCGCTCAAAAAAATTCTCAATGAAGCAAAAAACATTGATGGGGAATTTGAAGAAACCAATACCCAGTATGATCGCGTGAGTTACAACATCGAGCAGCTCATTGAGAAATGCAGCTTCATGGGCATGGCACTCTTTGATGTCAATATTAGCACAAATTTTGGTGGCACAGAGATTTCCTTTGACATTGTTTCGCCTATGGCATTTATCCTGCAAAAAGACATGGAGAGCCTCTGTGGCTATGTGGGAGACAAGCGCGAGGAAATCAAACAAAAGCTAAGTCTCATCTCTGCGCGTCTGTGCGGCGAGATTCAAGAAGAGCCACAGGCTCTAAATCCCTTGGATAG encodes:
- a CDS encoding flagellar FLiS export co-chaperone; protein product: MDKDFLKTLKKHLDGIEGAEFEVKNMRNSSRKNHQFGEDIKSANEFIGALQVVDIALKKILNEAKNIDGEFEETNTQYDRVSYNIEQLIEKCSFMGMALFDVNISTNFGGTEISFDIVSPMAFILQKDMESLCGYVGDKREEIKQKLSLISARLCGEIQEEPQALNPLDSFDFREFSKMF